TTTAAATCCTGTCGAACTGAGCTGAGTtctagcagcaacagcagtacTGGTTGTTGCTTGTGGAAATCGATGCGACGCGATCGAATGGTTCGCAACCGATCGTGCTGGAACATACTGTTGCATTCCACTCGGTTCTCCGAGCGATTGATTCAGATCTAAACAGTTAATCTTCGTAAAGGGCCACAACCCGCCACGCTTCCTTCTCGTCTTATCCGGTTTTTGGATACGATCCGGACTAGTCGTCTTGCGTCGCAACAACCACATAATATCATCCTCCGGTTCCAAACGCTGCAGATGCTTCTTACGCATCGGCTTCCTATTGCTGGACATTTTTCGCAACGTTTTCCTACACTGGACGTGTAGTTCGATTGCCTCCTTTATCGCAACGTACCAGCCATGGCTTTCCTGCTCACCGTCCGAGCAAAATATCGTACCGTCGCCGCTGCACGTGATCCGGAAGTTGCCCCGAAAGAGCTCCACGATTTTGCACTTCTTCAGCGGAAACACACAGCAGCACGCGATGCTTGAACCTTCCGTCAGTAGCACCTCAACGTCCTTCAGCACCCGACAGTACATGAACATGTCCGACATTAGAATGCAGTACTTCTTCGAGGTGGATCCATCCGTCTTTTGCTTACGCAGAAACCCTTCCTTCAGGATCTTACGGCCGGGTTTGACCAGCTTAAGCGACTTGTTGGTGAGTGCGTTCTGGACCGTGATCAATCTTTGGGTATTTTCATAATCTTCCACGACGGCATTAATGTGCGATACTGACTGTTCTACAAGCCGTATCGATTCCAGCAGCGGTTTGTATGCGCCATCCGAAGGGCTGGTGTAAAGTAGAACCTGCTGCAGAAGCAGCTTGTACCGCGGGATGCGCTGTATCGGGGTGATAAGCAATGAGATCAGCTTCATCTGCACTTCCGGGCGCGATTCCGTGTTTGCGATGTATCGCTTCAGTGTGGGATTTTTGTCCATTAGCGATTGGAGCATGCAGAGCGAATTGCGATAGTCAAATGCGTACACCGAATAAAGCTTAAAAAATGGACCCAGGTTGGTGAACGCTTTTACCACATTGTCCAAATTTTCATCCAGCTTCTTGAGCAGCTCTTGGCTAAGGTTGTGGATAGTGTCGAGCTGTCCGAAGAGCTGGTTGTGCACCTTCTCGGTCAGAAATCCATTGCTGCGCAGCGGTGTGACAAAGTATTCCAGCAGCAGTTCCAGCTGCCGCAGATACGACTCTTCGGACGTACGAATTTCCCGAACCGCTTGCAGGCGCAGCTGTTGCCGCTTGTCCGATTCGTTATTCTCTGCCGCTGGCATGCAGCGTACCGGACTGTTGCTGTGCGATCCTGGCAGCATAAAACGACGGCCACCtaaaaatcattcaaactAATTAATCTACGATTGTGCAAACAACAATGCTTCAAGCCAAACGTACTCCCAACGCGAACATTGTGTACGTTCTGCACCTTCAGTGCAGCTATCAGCTCGGAACGCATATCCTCTGGCATCAGAGGCTGTAGCTGCGATCGGAGACCCGCTTTTGGCGTCGATTGGGCCATATTTCTCACTATTAAACCACTAACTTCTAGCCACCGAAGCAATTAAACCCTCCCGATAGCAAACAATTTCCAAACTCAGCCGTTTGCGGCTTGCTATGCTGACAGTTCCCTTTCGAATTTCAAAACAACCGTGACAGCTGCAGCTGCGGGGCtatgaaacttttcatcgcGCAAAAGCGGGCTCTGGTTTCGTATGGAAttattatttcccttttttaaatgCTGCCACATTTCGCTAGcttcaagaaaaaaattaatgaaccACTTCCATCCACATccatgaaataaataaacgttttcttttcataacttttgttacattttcccCCCATAATAGCCACCACTAGGCACCGCTGAATGGTTGTCAAAGAGATTCGACTTCCGTTGAAACGTCACCCGACTAAACGTCAAACACACCGACcatctctttctttttccggCAAACTCTACGTGCTGTCGACACATTTTTGTGGTAACAGCGCCAAGTTTTTGGATTTTCGTACACAATGGTCGTAAGTGTCGGGTGAAATCGGTTATCAACAGCGAGCGCTTCCTTCGGTGCATCGAGTAGCGAAAGTTCCTGTGTGAAAATGGCGTTGCAAAGTATAGAAAGGCTGGGTGCATTTCGCGGTGCGGTGTTACCCCAGCAAGCCGTCATCGTTTGCAATGgccagctgcagcagcacctCATCGGTGTTAGGATGGTGATCCTTCGTGTTTGATATCTTCATGATGATTCTCACGTACGGGCGGACAGAATGCATACTGTGTACAAATTATTATGCTACCAATCCTGTTGATCGTACTGTACTGATAAAAGATAGAAATGGAAAGATCCCTCCTAACTGCCGACGATGCTGCCTTGCTGCACCTTGTAGACAAACAGATCATCGAATGATGTGCGGTCGTGTGTTGATCGGGAAGGGCATTGAATGCAATGGATTGAATCACTGTTTTTATGATCTATTACACAGAGTCTTAAGGTGCGCAGGAAGACCAGGAAGCTGCGTGGTCACGTCAGCCACGGTCATGGTCGTATCGGTAAGTGATCCTGGCGTCCCTCGGCTGTTGGTTGCGTGTTAATAACCGATTGGTTCTTCATTGTAGGCAAGCACCGTAAGCATCCTGGTGGTCGCGGTAACGCTGGTGGTATGCACCATCATCGTATCAACTTCGACAAATACCATCCGGGATACTTCGGCAAGGTCGGTATGCGGAACTTCCATCTGAACCGTAACCACAAGTTCTGCCCGACGATTAACCTCACACACCTGTGGAGCCTGGTGCCAGAAAAGGTGCGCGAGGAAGCGAAGAAGAATCCCGAGAAGGTCCCGGTCGTCGATCTGGTTCAGTTCGTAAGTATCCGTGGGGTTTGTTGTGGTGATGAATGGTGGCGCTTCCTTTGGTCACACTCTGCATGATGATTCTCACGTACGGGCGGACAGAATGCATACTGTGTACAAATTATTATGCAAACAATCCTGTTGATCGTACCTTACTGATTGAAGTCTAGAACACAAAGAACGTCTACCATTTCTTCACCTACGAACCTATTCTTTGAAGGCAAATGACGCTAAAACTTGTTCTATCCGTAGGGTTACTTCAAGCTGCTCGGTTCCGGTTTCCCACCGAAGGCGCCCATCATTGTGAAGGCGAAATACTTCTCCAAGCTGGCCGAGAAGCGTATCAAGGCGGTCGGCGGTGCTTGCTTGCTGCGGGCTTAGAGCATTTGGCTTTGGGTTCACTCACACGGCGCCTCGGAAGGGccatactatacattcaagtGACGTTGCGCCGTCCGGAACAGCCACACCAACACCATCTCGCGGTCCTTCCggctgttctgttttgttttggtacaaCGTTTCGTGTGTATTGTGCATGTGAAGGTAGAAGTGCGATCTGACGCATGTAAATGGGAGTGGAAACGTGAAAGGAAGAGCAGAAAATACAAGAAACCAACATCTAAAACCTGATGCAAATGTTTATAAGTATCTTTTGGTATCAAAATTGTGAGAAAGAATGTTCCGGCATCGTATAGAACGGGacaaatttcgccaggggcctcttgtggtacccttcggggccCCCTCCAGCATAAGGAGAGGTGGCCAATGTATACACCTTTAACTACTACACAATTGTTTTGGGGCCCTAGGCTCACCAACACggtgaggccctaggcgatcgcctactccgcctaccgtttgatccgccgctgatcccttttctcaactcaaccacgaatccgaagatcaaactatttattctattaaataaacttttattagacagacaaaaacactgtccacaaaacaCTTTATATAAAAacgtatgtacgtaaaagcgtttagaagaaagcgtcgccgccagcagatgctgatcgcgcctcataattgcatgcggttttgtACTGAGTACAGacgacgagctgagctgtgaaggtgcccgaaggacgtggactCTGCTCAGCATAATAagatacggataaagagcagtactATAGATGTTAATATAACATGTCTTCTCTCTACTAGCTCACGAACAAATCGGTCCATCAAGTATCGCTGTCCGGGCGCTACTGGCGTATTGTTCGAACCGTAGTTTCAGATGCTGTTGTTTACCTCATAGTCTGCTGGGGTGATGGTAGATCGGGCCGAGTGGGTTCCTCCATTGGCGTCACCGTATCGGGACGCTCCGTCTCCCGGCTGGTTCGTTGAATGTCCTGGCAAAGCGGTAACTCTTCATCGCACACGGTTTATTGTCATGTGGACGTGGTTTGCAGTCTGCGTCCGATCTGGCGTAAACACAgtaaatcgatcgatttcgtATCGGAACCCGCTGGAGTGGTTTACGGCAAGTAATTGGAAACAAGTGCCACGTACCAATCCACTAGTTGAAGGGATACGGATCATTATTGCAGTCGTGAACAATCGGTTCGTGCCGTTTGCCAAACGCGTGTCGGAGGCACAGTTCCTACTTGGTTACACCCTTGCCAAGATGGTAGCAGATTGACTTGCAGCACTGTTTGCCTCCATCACTTGTTGCGGAGCACACGGACCAGTCTGTTAGCTTCCAGTAGTAAGTGGattcagcggcggatcaaacggtatccggagtaggcggtcgccgtgttgggggccccaaacaatttgtaccgattgtgcgatttttgaaaatttagcagcagagttaatttatagcacaaaatctaattaaaaaggaaacaatttgatcgaaaatatccttggattttatatatccttggttatataaaacatttgtttttctatttgactagctatatcggcccggttacacggctacgcaagagaagtatgcagtgtattcaaactccttcttctttatcggcacgacatcctcaGGATATTGAAGCCTGCcgtttctggctttttttacattatttacccgtgggatagtcagtgctgcgtacggaggtttggtggtccaaatgatttttttccgtggtcctgtcttttGCAGACCGGTTGCGCTACCCATTCgccataaaaatgtaaaatgtcctgtctgcgtgtttcggaacagtattgtggtggagtattgtgtttagtacttcgattgtcacaatttttgcaagtttgcaagccggtaatgatgttataaccgacacaatctgtcagtgtactacgacatagctagcattgagatgaaggatccgcccgcaatgatggtccaaggacaatccctacgaaagatgttttgtggatcgatcgatcagatCTGCTACGGTTTGTTGAGCACCAGTAGGATCTATCAACCTCGCGTACATTTTGCTTCGAAGCTGTGCCTAACGTTCTCGCATATATTTCAGACGCTGCATTGCAAGCACCTTGCTGTATTGGTCGAAACAGTTCTGCTGGAACAGCCACCCGGCACAATGCAtctgagaatgagcgatattctgccaggatatgcaatatgcggcatattcacgtgtagtaatttgattggatggattttactgcgcttttcgatTTCTCAATGCTCCCGCCcatccttcatcgtttttaaaattaaaggccccaactataattccgccctgggccttcaaggggattgatcctccactgatgcGCGGAGACTtcaaggaaaggaaaagcgataaaaataaGATGCAATGACAACTGAGATGACCGTGTGCTCCTCTAGCATTTGTGagctggacactaaacactaacggtgattaattcgTTCCGTGTTGGGCTCTGTTCTCCtccaacaaagattgtcatcaagaataaagaataaccatgtgggaattCGCTACGAGTACACACTACCTTCACAACACAGTAAAAATCAATCCactcagtggaggatcaatgcCTTCCGAGGGTTCGtggaggcccttgaaatgaggcaaagcaAAAAGCGCAGTATGAAGGGGCccctgaactcactttgaatcacCCCATGGGAGGGTGGCCTCGatcaaatttcgccaggggcctcttgtgaTACCTTTCGGGGCCCCCTCCAGCATAAGGAGAGGGGGTCTATGTATACACCTTTAACTTCTACAcaatttttttggggcccccaacactcCGCTGCTGGGCCGGACCAGCCGTACAAGTATTTTACAAGTATGaccctaaatgtatgcaatagaAAACACAAATCTTCATTCTCTAAATGTgcccctaaatgtatgcaattaaaAACACCGATTTACATTCCGTAATTTAATTCGGAAAATTTTTTCTAGAGGAGGATTATAAATACACTATTTTATTCTTCGGATGTCCGTAACGTGCGAGAAAGGTGAACCCAATTGATGCTGGTTTCGCGCTGTTTTATCATCGAATATATCAAATATTATTGCCACTGAAAATTTCGTACACagagagaaaataaagaaCATATTTTACTCACTATTATAGAATTTATCttataaaacacaacaaaatccTGGGCACGGAAAGAACGAACGTAATAGCGTAAACGCAATGATAAATAATTGTGTATAACATGGTCTGTACAGGGACTACATTGCGCCACCTTGGGGGGGATGGGGGGATTATTGGATGATTTGGGAATCGTTAATATCGTtctgaaacaaacaaaaatcactgTTGGTTAGAGTTTCCCTAcgttgtgtatttttatttctccacAAATTGTCACCTCCTGGGTTCGTCACAAAAAGAGGATGATTGATCCCTTCCCCATCCTTATATACCCTAATTTCCTGCAAAGATGCCCCCCAACACTAGTGATGGCCCAACCACTAGTGATGGCCCAACCGCCAGTGATGACCCAAAACACTAGTGATGGCCCAACCACTAGTGATGGCCCAACCATCCAGTGATGGTCCTAACATTGCGGCcaccaaaaaatgaccattttttttttttaatttccttttgttACATCTCTCTCAAAAGGCAGAAGGCTTAGCTTCGAAACTGGTCGTTTGTAAATTCCTCGTTTAGTCCTAACTGTAACAACTCTGACCACATTGTCCTTTCCCGGATGGACGTCTATTATTCTTCCTAAAAACCATTCCCCACTAACCCTGTCCTCTTCCTTTAGCATAACCATCTGTCCCTTTGTCAATGCGTTTGTCGACCTATCCGGTTGATAACAGTTGTGTAATTCGCTGATGTACTCAATGCGCCACCTTCTCCAGTGGTCTTGTACTAACTGTTGGATTTGCTGGTGTAACTTCAACCTATTAGTAGG
The Anopheles moucheti chromosome 2, idAnoMoucSN_F20_07, whole genome shotgun sequence genome window above contains:
- the LOC128309358 gene encoding 60S ribosomal protein L27a; this encodes MVSLKVRRKTRKLRGHVSHGHGRIGKHRKHPGGRGNAGGMHHHRINFDKYHPGYFGKVGMRNFHLNRNHKFCPTINLTHLWSLVPEKVREEAKKNPEKVPVVDLVQFGYFKLLGSGFPPKAPIIVKAKYFSKLAEKRIKAVGGACLLRA
- the LOC128298217 gene encoding putative protein tag-52, yielding MAQSTPKAGLRSQLQPLMPEDMRSELIAALKVQNVHNVRVGSGRRFMLPGSHSNSPVRCMPAAENNESDKRQQLRLQAVREIRTSEESYLRQLELLLEYFVTPLRSNGFLTEKVHNQLFGQLDTIHNLSQELLKKLDENLDNVVKAFTNLGPFFKLYSVYAFDYRNSLCMLQSLMDKNPTLKRYIANTESRPEVQMKLISLLITPIQRIPRYKLLLQQVLLYTSPSDGAYKPLLESIRLVEQSVSHINAVVEDYENTQRLITVQNALTNKSLKLVKPGRKILKEGFLRKQKTDGSTSKKYCILMSDMFMYCRVLKDVEVLLTEGSSIACCCVFPLKKCKIVELFRGNFRITCSGDGTIFCSDGEQESHGWYVAIKEAIELHVQCRKTLRKMSSNRKPMRKKHLQRLEPEDDIMWLLRRKTTSPDRIQKPDKTRRKRGGLWPFTKINCLDLNQSLGEPSGMQQYVPARSVANHSIASHRFPQATTSTAVAARTQLSSTGFKWGNENGTPNSSTAVIASPGELNSGTDEADNEAQINGSRHVHFRFPSMHWRY